A genomic window from Glycine soja cultivar W05 chromosome 10, ASM419377v2, whole genome shotgun sequence includes:
- the LOC114370527 gene encoding cytochrome P450 71D8-like produces the protein MEAQSYLLLIGLFFVLHWLAKCYKSSVSQKLPPGPKKLPIIGNLHQLAEAGSLPHHALRDLAKKYGPLMHLQLGEISAVVASSPKMAKEIVKTHDVSFLQRPHLVFGQMISYGGLGIAFAPYGDHWRQMRKMCATELLSTKRVQSFASIREDEAAKFIDSIRESAGSPINLTSRIFSLICASISRVAFGGIYKEQDEFVVSLIRKIVESGGGFDLADVFPSIPFLYFLTGKMTRLKKLHKQVDKVLENIIREHQEKNKIAKEDGAELEDQDFIDLLLRIQQDDTLDIQMTTNNIKALILDIFAAGTDTSASTLEWAMAEMMRNPRVREKAQAELRQAFREKEIIHESDLEQLTYLKLVIKETFRVHPPTPLLLPRECSQPTIIDGYEIPAKTKVMVNAYAICKDSQYWIDADRFVPERFEGSSIDFKGNNFNYLPFGGGRRICPGMTLGLASIMLPLALLLYHFNWELPNKMKPEEMNMDEHFGLAIGRKNELHLIPNVNL, from the exons ATGGAAGCTCAAAGCTACTTGTTGCTTATTGGCTTGTTCTTTGTATTGCATTGGCTTGCAAAATGTTACAAAAGTAGTGTCTCTCAGAAACTTCCACCAGGACCAAAGAAACTACCCATCATAGGGAACCTGCATCAACTAGCAGAAGCAGGTTCACTTCCACACCATGCTCTGAGAGATCTTGCCAAAAAATATGGACCCCTCATGCACCTCCAACTTGGTGAAATTTCAGCAGTGGTTGCATCCTCCCCAAAGATGGCCAAGGAAATAGTGAAAACACATGATGTTTCTTTTCTCCAGAGACCCCATCTTGTTTTTGGTCAAATGATATCCTACGGGGGATTGGGCATTGCTTTTGCTCCATATGGTGATCACTGGAGACAAATGAGGAAAATGTGTGCCACGGAGCTTCTGAGCACCAAAAGAGTTCAGTCTTTTGCTTCCATTAGAGAAGACGAGGCAGCAAAGTTTATCGACTCCATTCGCGAATCTGCTGGTTCGCCTATCAATCTCACCAGTAGAATTTTCTCATTGATATGTGCCTCTATTTCCAGGGTAGCATTCGGTGGCATATACAAGGAGCAAGATGAGTTTGTTGTGTCTTTGATCCGAAAAATCGTAGAATCCGGGGGAGGATTCGACCTTGCTGATGTCTTTCCTTCAATTCCATTCTTATATTTCCTAACTGGAAAGATGACCAGATTGAAGAAGTTGCACAAGCAGGTTGACAAGGTCCTGGAAAACATCATCAGAGAGcatcaagaaaagaacaaaattgcaaAAGAAGATGGAGCTGAATTAGAGGACCAAGATTTTATTGATCTTCTTCTCAGAATCCAACAAGATGACACTCTCGACATCCAAATGACGACTAACAACATCAAAGCTTTGATATTG GACATATTTGCTGCTGGAACTGATACTTCAGCATCAACACTAGAGTGGGCTATGGCAGAAATGATGAGAAATCCAAGAGTGAGGGAGAAAGCACAAGCTGAATTGAGACAAGCTTTTCGAGAAAAGGAAATAATTCATGAAAGTGATCTAGAGCAACTTACTTATTTGAAGTTGGTGATCAAAGAGACATTCAGGGTACACCCACCTACTCCTTTATTGCTCCCTAGAGAATGCTCTCAACCAACCATCATTGATGGCTATGAAATACCTGCCAAAACTAAAGTCATGGTAAATGCATACGCAATTTGTAAGGATTCCCAATATTGGATTGATGCTGATAGGTTTGTCCCTGAAAGGTTCGAGGGTAGTTCTATCGATTTCAAAGGGAATAACTTTAACTATCTCCCTTTTGGGGGAGGACGAAGAATATGCCCAGGCATGACATTGGGTTTAGCTAGCATTATGCTTCCACTAGCTCTACTACTGTATCACTTCAACTGGGAACTCCCAAACAAGATGAAACCTGAGGAAATGAATATGGATGAACACTTCGGATTGGCTATTGGGAGGAAAAATGAATTGCATTTGATTCCCAATGTTAATTTATGA